One Leptospira wolbachii serovar Codice str. CDC genomic region harbors:
- a CDS encoding porin: MLNPFRNQFRAIFLLSFISFLSLSIDAEEKPEAKVETSSNPANSPNSSSPQTLTAQTTTPENKSNWETGLGKGIRATSSDGKHNIQLRFRSQVQGNQSFQLDPSQDTTNFLVRRTRLQLKAGLFNDTWLVNLQMGFAERDMESQRRNTLRDANIVYNQYRDVKIAFGQMKVPFSRQRWNSSSALQTVDRSSVTAEFNLDRDVGTYLFSEDLFGSKRMFAYYLGVFGGQGRNRVERQTPGVLTVARFIFSPFGGMSKSGSDNDWLSESDFARYKEPKLSLGVSGAYNKNSDRSLSTHGVEYSFAKFNYSHAAGDIYFKWMGFSFQYEWLWRRANTAYVEKTVNTSLSREYSRSGQGHFVQLGYLFTNQYELSFRFGEFRPLGETDPSLKYSREVGGALSYYFAEHNLKWQTDYFYYTGTPTAAEGDHVVRTQIQVFY; encoded by the coding sequence ATGCTAAACCCTTTTCGTAATCAATTTCGTGCCATTTTCCTCTTAAGTTTCATATCTTTTTTATCTCTGAGCATCGATGCGGAGGAAAAACCGGAAGCGAAAGTGGAAACAAGTTCCAATCCGGCAAATTCACCGAATTCCTCGTCACCCCAAACCCTTACGGCACAAACAACAACACCGGAAAACAAATCGAATTGGGAAACTGGACTTGGAAAAGGAATTCGTGCCACCTCCTCAGACGGCAAACACAACATCCAATTAAGATTTAGATCACAAGTCCAAGGAAACCAAAGTTTTCAATTAGATCCATCACAAGACACAACAAACTTTCTTGTAAGGCGAACCAGATTACAGTTAAAAGCAGGATTATTCAATGATACATGGCTTGTGAACTTACAAATGGGTTTTGCAGAGCGAGATATGGAAAGCCAAAGACGAAATACCCTGCGTGATGCGAACATTGTGTACAACCAGTATCGTGATGTAAAAATCGCTTTTGGTCAAATGAAAGTTCCCTTCAGCAGACAACGTTGGAATTCATCCAGTGCCTTACAAACGGTAGATAGGTCTTCTGTCACAGCAGAATTTAATTTAGACCGAGATGTAGGAACTTATCTTTTTTCAGAAGATCTTTTTGGCAGCAAACGTATGTTTGCTTATTACCTTGGCGTCTTCGGTGGACAAGGAAGAAACCGTGTGGAGAGACAAACCCCCGGTGTGCTTACTGTTGCCAGATTTATATTTTCTCCTTTCGGTGGAATGTCAAAATCCGGTTCTGATAATGATTGGTTATCAGAAAGTGATTTTGCAAGATACAAAGAACCAAAATTATCTCTCGGTGTTTCTGGTGCTTACAATAAAAATTCAGACAGGTCTCTTAGTACACATGGTGTTGAATATAGTTTTGCAAAATTCAATTATAGCCATGCTGCGGGGGATATTTATTTCAAATGGATGGGTTTTTCTTTTCAATATGAATGGTTATGGCGAAGAGCAAACACAGCTTATGTGGAAAAAACTGTAAATACCTCACTCTCCAGAGAATATTCTAGAAGTGGGCAAGGACACTTTGTACAATTGGGATACCTTTTTACAAATCAATATGAACTTAGTTTTCGATTTGGTGAATTTCGACCCTTGGGAGAGACAGATCCTAGTTTGAAGTATTCCCGTGAAGTGGGAGGAGCACTATCATATTACTTTGCAGAACATAATTTAAAATGGCAAACGGACTATTTCTATTACACAGGCACTCCTACGGCAGCAGAAGGAGACCACGTGGTTCGAACACAAATACAGGTATTTTATTAA
- the gmd gene encoding GDP-mannose 4,6-dehydratase: MKKALITGITGQDGSYLAELLLQKGYEVHGIVRRTSLFNRNRIEHLHGNSNLHLHYGDMTDSSNLNRILEKIQPSEIYNLAAQSHVQVSFEVPEYTAEVDAVGTLRILDAIKQTGIKSRFYQASTSELYGLVQEVPQTEKTPFYPRSPYAVAKLYAYWAVVNYREAYDLHASNGILFNHESPRRGETFVTRKITLGVSAVKAGKLPFITMGNIDSKRDWGYAPDYVQMMWMMLQQDKADDYVVATNETHTVREFIEESYKIAGYEVVWEGKDDKEVGKDKKSGQVLVKIDPKYYRPTEVELLIGNPEKAKRQLGWEPKVKFKELVKIMMEADLASQGLKPVI; this comes from the coding sequence ATGAAAAAAGCACTCATCACCGGAATCACAGGCCAAGACGGGTCCTATCTGGCAGAACTCCTCTTACAAAAAGGATATGAGGTCCACGGAATCGTTCGCAGAACGAGCCTTTTCAATCGCAATCGGATTGAACACCTACATGGAAACTCCAATCTCCACCTCCACTACGGAGACATGACAGATTCCTCGAACTTAAACCGAATCTTAGAAAAAATCCAACCTTCAGAAATCTATAACTTGGCAGCTCAGTCCCATGTGCAGGTTTCTTTCGAGGTTCCTGAATATACGGCCGAGGTAGATGCGGTGGGAACTTTGCGGATTTTAGATGCCATCAAACAAACAGGGATCAAATCTCGTTTCTACCAAGCATCTACTTCCGAACTTTACGGACTTGTCCAAGAAGTTCCGCAAACAGAAAAAACTCCATTTTATCCCCGCTCCCCTTATGCTGTGGCTAAACTCTATGCATACTGGGCTGTGGTGAATTACAGAGAAGCGTACGATTTGCACGCATCAAATGGAATTCTTTTCAATCATGAATCTCCTAGACGTGGGGAAACCTTTGTGACAAGAAAAATCACACTTGGTGTTTCAGCAGTCAAAGCGGGAAAACTACCTTTCATTACCATGGGGAACATAGATTCCAAACGTGACTGGGGTTACGCTCCAGACTACGTTCAGATGATGTGGATGATGTTGCAACAAGACAAGGCAGACGATTATGTTGTGGCAACCAATGAAACACATACCGTACGTGAGTTCATTGAAGAGTCTTATAAAATTGCTGGTTACGAAGTGGTTTGGGAAGGAAAGGACGACAAAGAAGTTGGTAAGGACAAAAAGTCCGGCCAAGTTCTTGTGAAAATTGATCCTAAATACTACAGACCAACTGAAGTGGAACTTTTGATTGGAAATCCTGAAAAAGCAAAACGCCAGTTAGGTTGGGAACCAAAAGTTAAGTTCAAAGAATTAGTAAAAATTATGATGGAAGCTGACTTGGCTTCTCAAGGTTTGAAACCAGTTATTTAA